One window of Brevibacillus choshinensis genomic DNA carries:
- a CDS encoding MFS transporter, giving the protein MWNRRFICLWGGQTLANLGDVIYIVAFISAIYSVTASVMYTALVPVVILTAQSLGGLTAPLLFQRLTLPQMLVLSQSVKTILLATAAVVVPMAPEAGKVIVWVLFALGWAIAFMDGWANPARNALVPRLVTGTELMRANGLLATSDQTVFFAGWAAGGLLVATFGDGVVLWGTVLAYTVATIAMLGVSPRMDMEKPEPVQAKTDHAKMDWRAGWMLIRDTPLVRSVVAMDVLIGLSSAVWIAAIMLPFVKDELGRGEEWWGYLNASYMLGSIAGGALLLANAQRLRHQLPRWIVIGTIGSGVVTLCFGSSTNPLIALFFSFALGPMYQMQMISKQTLLQQATAVDRLPYVLSAKGTIDSLVFGISALIMGAVAEWLGTRTVYFLSAGILGVAVLFAWRLRQHSPMMVEKTEG; this is encoded by the coding sequence ATGTGGAATAGAAGGTTTATTTGTCTCTGGGGTGGTCAGACATTGGCCAACCTAGGGGACGTTATTTATATTGTCGCGTTTATTTCAGCCATTTACTCTGTGACTGCATCTGTGATGTATACGGCATTGGTTCCGGTAGTCATCTTGACGGCGCAATCCTTGGGAGGGCTGACGGCGCCACTCCTTTTTCAAAGATTGACCCTGCCGCAGATGCTTGTCCTTTCTCAATCGGTAAAAACAATTCTTCTCGCAACGGCAGCGGTCGTCGTGCCGATGGCTCCCGAAGCTGGGAAGGTGATCGTGTGGGTTCTTTTTGCTCTGGGCTGGGCAATCGCCTTTATGGACGGATGGGCCAATCCAGCGAGGAATGCACTTGTCCCCCGATTGGTGACAGGCACAGAGCTGATGCGAGCAAATGGATTGTTGGCAACGTCTGATCAAACGGTATTCTTTGCGGGCTGGGCAGCAGGGGGCTTGCTCGTTGCTACGTTTGGGGATGGTGTGGTTTTATGGGGAACCGTCCTGGCGTACACGGTAGCGACGATAGCGATGCTAGGCGTTAGTCCGCGCATGGACATGGAGAAGCCGGAGCCTGTGCAAGCTAAGACAGACCACGCAAAAATGGATTGGCGAGCAGGCTGGATGCTCATCCGCGATACGCCACTCGTGCGCTCGGTGGTTGCGATGGATGTACTGATCGGCTTGTCCAGTGCTGTCTGGATCGCTGCAATCATGCTGCCATTTGTCAAGGATGAACTGGGAAGAGGGGAAGAATGGTGGGGCTATTTGAATGCGAGCTACATGCTCGGCTCCATCGCAGGGGGCGCGCTGCTCTTGGCGAATGCGCAAAGACTGCGCCACCAGTTGCCACGCTGGATCGTCATCGGGACAATCGGTTCGGGAGTGGTCACTCTTTGCTTTGGTAGTAGTACGAATCCTCTCATCGCCTTGTTCTTTTCCTTTGCTTTGGGTCCGATGTATCAAATGCAGATGATCTCCAAGCAGACCTTGTTGCAGCAAGCAACGGCAGTAGACAGACTTCCTTACGTTTTGTCGGCAAAGGGAACGATTGATTCACTGGTATTTGGCATTTCTGCCCTGATCATGGGTGCCGTCGCGGAATGGTTGGGGACTCGGACGGTGTACTTTCTATCGGCAGGTATTCTGGGTGTAGCCGTTCTATTCGCATGGCGGTTACGTCAGCACTCCCCCATGATGGTTGAAAAAACGGAGGGATAA
- a CDS encoding MFS transporter produces the protein METWRRNLYVLCGSLFVVMMAMSMIMPFLPLYIQQDFGIEDEHQVTAWAGIIFGANFLTAGLVSPIWGNLADKHGRKIMILRSGYFMSITVALTGFAGSLWQLLALRLINGLVGGIIPASTALVASSVPRERIGWAQGMLQSFVTAGTIMGPLFGGVLAGRIGFRMIFVITGCLLLLATLVITFMVKENFVPPEKEDRSNLREDFHMIFSSKELPALFFVTVMIQFALFSIIPVLPIYISQLLGSEGSKVALWAGIVQAGMGVANVFASPRLGMLGDRFGSQKVLLFALLASAIVFIPQGLVTTVWQLVVLRFLLGLSLGGLLPSVNALLRRATPTHMVSRVYGYNQSFVSIGSMLGPMIGGFLAGYVSIKGVFFMTAAFLLMNAGWVYYSFFYRNKPLQGTST, from the coding sequence ATGGAGACATGGCGGCGTAACTTATACGTGTTGTGTGGTTCATTGTTTGTTGTCATGATGGCGATGAGCATGATCATGCCGTTTTTGCCACTGTATATTCAGCAGGATTTTGGAATTGAAGATGAGCATCAGGTAACTGCCTGGGCAGGGATCATTTTTGGGGCCAACTTTTTGACGGCCGGCCTGGTTTCACCGATCTGGGGGAATTTGGCAGATAAACACGGGCGCAAGATCATGATTTTGCGCTCCGGATACTTCATGTCGATCACCGTAGCTCTGACCGGTTTTGCCGGGAGCCTCTGGCAATTATTGGCTTTGCGCTTGATCAATGGATTGGTGGGTGGCATTATTCCTGCCAGTACCGCGCTTGTTGCGTCTTCCGTCCCTCGGGAACGAATTGGCTGGGCACAAGGGATGCTCCAGTCATTCGTCACGGCGGGCACGATCATGGGTCCGCTGTTTGGCGGGGTTTTGGCTGGACGTATTGGCTTTCGAATGATCTTTGTCATTACAGGCTGTTTGTTGCTACTGGCGACGTTGGTCATTACGTTTATGGTGAAAGAGAACTTTGTTCCACCTGAAAAAGAAGACCGGTCCAATCTTAGGGAAGATTTTCACATGATTTTCTCGTCAAAGGAATTGCCGGCGCTCTTTTTTGTAACCGTGATGATCCAGTTTGCCTTGTTTAGCATCATCCCAGTATTGCCCATTTACATATCACAGCTGTTGGGCTCAGAAGGAAGCAAAGTCGCGCTGTGGGCAGGGATTGTCCAGGCGGGGATGGGGGTGGCAAACGTATTTGCCTCACCGCGCTTAGGTATGCTAGGTGACCGATTCGGTTCACAAAAAGTGCTTTTGTTTGCCTTGTTGGCATCGGCTATCGTCTTTATCCCGCAAGGACTGGTTACCACAGTCTGGCAACTGGTTGTCCTGCGTTTCTTACTTGGACTTTCATTGGGGGGATTGCTGCCGTCTGTCAACGCATTGTTGCGCAGAGCGACTCCTACACATATGGTCAGTCGTGTCTATGGCTACAACCAGAGCTTTGTCAGCATAGGCAGTATGCTCGGACCGATGATCGGCGGTTTTTTGGCAGGCTATGTCAGCATCAAAGGCGTCTTTTTCATGACAGCTGCGTTTTTGCTGATGAATGCAGGATGGGTGTACTATAGTTTCTTCTACCGCAACAAACCTTTACAGGGAACAAGTACCTAA